One part of the Neisseria zalophi genome encodes these proteins:
- a CDS encoding outer membrane protein assembly factor BamE, with amino-acid sequence MKLSAMILPVVAAFALAACGNLSKVSKEGMTDNPVWPNPEKTTFRHSGSQHGSWPNWDNVRQIEAGMNKDQIYNLIGRPHFNEGQYFVREWDYLFNYREDGEHKTCQYKILFDKNMNAQSFFWLPEGCGPREKEPVREVIIREVETSPKRIRQ; translated from the coding sequence ATGAAACTGTCTGCAATGATTTTACCCGTAGTCGCCGCTTTTGCCTTAGCTGCTTGTGGTAATTTAAGCAAAGTAAGTAAAGAGGGTATGACCGATAACCCGGTATGGCCCAATCCTGAAAAAACTACATTCCGCCACAGTGGTTCACAACATGGTTCATGGCCGAATTGGGATAATGTACGCCAAATCGAAGCCGGTATGAACAAAGATCAAATCTACAACCTGATTGGTCGTCCGCACTTTAACGAAGGCCAATATTTTGTACGTGAGTGGGATTATTTGTTTAATTACCGTGAAGATGGCGAGCATAAAACTTGCCAATACAAAATCTTATTTGATAAAAACATGAATGCGCAAAGCTTCTTCTGGTTGCCGGAAGGTTGCGGCCCGCGTGAAAAAGAGCCGGTACGTGAAGTGATTATCCGTGAAGTGGAAACTTCTCCGAAACGTATTCGTCAATAA
- a CDS encoding murein L,D-transpeptidase, which yields MMKKQILVSMLLGLTMVAQAGNIDQFKKRKATVYLDKAEMCLEDNRCYPVLIGKTTPKGVFDLNIVKTHHRGYGGDVMKFKEEGNFMFAVHRVWTLKPEERRMERIASSRVKDRIMTNGCINVTNDVYEQLKAYFVLEVV from the coding sequence ATGATGAAAAAACAGATTTTGGTCAGCATGTTGCTCGGTCTGACTATGGTTGCACAGGCCGGCAATATTGATCAGTTTAAAAAACGTAAAGCAACGGTTTATCTGGATAAAGCAGAAATGTGTTTGGAAGATAACCGTTGCTACCCCGTGCTCATCGGAAAGACAACGCCGAAAGGTGTATTCGACTTAAATATTGTCAAAACCCATCATCGTGGTTATGGCGGTGATGTGATGAAATTTAAGGAGGAGGGTAATTTTATGTTTGCTGTTCATCGGGTATGGACGTTAAAACCTGAGGAGCGGCGGATGGAAAGAATTGCTTCTTCACGGGTGAAAGACCGGATCATGACCAATGGCTGTATTAATGTGACCAATGATGTATATGAGCAGCTGAAGGCTTATTTTGTATTGGAAGTGGTTTAA